One bacterium genomic window, CGGTGCTAGCTTGAGCGGGACCCATCAACGCCGAGAAACCCGACGGAGACAGAGTCATGATCATCCGCAAGCTCGCAGAGGTAGCCACGGAGGACGTGGACATGGAGGGAGTCCGGGGCGCCGCGAAGCAGCTCGTCCTGGGGGACGCCGACGGCGTGCCGGCCTATTCGGTGCGCGTCTTCACCCTGGAGCCCGGCGGCTTCACGCCGCGTCACGCGCACGCCTCGGAGCACCTGAACTACGTGATCGCGGGACGGGGCGAGCTCGTCGATCCCGACGGCGCGCCCCGGGAGCTGGCGACGGGCGACTTCGCCTTCGTCCCTCCCGGCGAGCTGCACCAGTTCCGCAACTCGGGCGCCGAGCCCTTCGTCTTCATCTGCACGGTACCCAAGGAATACGAGTAGCCATGCTGCTGATCGCCGTCACCGGCCCGCCCGGCGCCGGGAAAACGACGCTCCTGGCCACCCTGGTCGAGTGGTCCCGCGCCCAGGGACTCCCGGCCGACGGTTTCCTGGCGCGCGCCGGCGGCCGCGGCAATCCCCACGTGGGCGCCGACCGCTACGACCTGGAGTGGGTCGCCGACGGCCGCGTCGTGCCCTTCGCCCAGCGCACACCCACCGGCATCCCGTCCTACGCCTTCAACGAGATCGCGCTGGCGGATGTCCGCGCCTGGGCCCGGGAACTGCATACGCGCCCGGCCTCGCCGCTGGTCGTGCTGGACGAGTTCGGCCAACTCGAGGCCGGCGGCGGCGGCCACCTGGGCGCGTGGCCGGACCTCGCGGCGGCGGACCCGGAGGTGGTCGTGGCGGCCGTGCGCGCCGGCCTGGTCGAGGAGATCTCCACCCGGCTGGGGCGCGATTTCGACGTGATCATCGACGCCGAGAACCCCGACGCCTGGGAGACACTGCGCGCCGCCTGCCGCGAGCACCGCGACTGGCTGCGCATCGGCGGCTGGGGCGCCGGGGCCGGCGGCGTGGAGGTCGGCCTGGGCTCGGCGCTGCACGGCATCAAGGTGCCCGGCCGGGGTCTCGTGCTCTCCAGCCTGCAGACGGCGGTCATGGTCGCCGCGGGAGCCGGCATGGGCCGGCGACAACGCGTGGTGTGGGTGCCCTTCATCGCCGCCGGGCTGAAGGCCGTCTCGCCGGCGGGCAACCGCCTGCGGCCCATGCTGGCGATCACCATCCAGGGACTGCTCTTCGGCGGCGCCACGACGGCCCTGGGCTGGAACCTCCTCGGCGTGGCGCTGGGCGGCTGGCTCGTGGGCGTCTGGGCCGGCGCACAGGGCGCCGTGCTGCAATACCTGCTCGTCGGCGACCAGCTCCTGCGCGCCTACGATTCCGTGACCGGCTGGCTGACCGCGCGCTGGGACGTGTCGGCGCCCGGCATCTGGACCGCCATCGCCGTCTGGATCATCGCCTGGGGCCTGGTCACCATGTCGACG contains:
- a CDS encoding cupin domain-containing protein, producing MIIRKLAEVATEDVDMEGVRGAAKQLVLGDADGVPAYSVRVFTLEPGGFTPRHAHASEHLNYVIAGRGELVDPDGAPRELATGDFAFVPPGELHQFRNSGAEPFVFICTVPKEYE
- a CDS encoding DUF2478 domain-containing protein, whose translation is MLLIAVTGPPGAGKTTLLATLVEWSRAQGLPADGFLARAGGRGNPHVGADRYDLEWVADGRVVPFAQRTPTGIPSYAFNEIALADVRAWARELHTRPASPLVVLDEFGQLEAGGGGHLGAWPDLAAADPEVVVAAVRAGLVEEISTRLGRDFDVIIDAENPDAWETLRAACREHRDWLRIGGWGAGAGGVEVGLGSALHGIKVPGRGLVLSSLQTAVMVAAGAGMGRRQRVVWVPFIAAGLKAVSPAGNRLRPMLAITIQGLLFGGATTALGWNLLGVALGGWLVGVWAGAQGAVLQYLLVGDQLLRAYDSVTGWLTARWDVSAPGIWTAIAVWIIAWGLVTMSTGLYVYRRRTLPRRFRELMARRMEGLGNGEPVTRRRAALLGLRDLARPVFWTPLLIIAAIVLAAGAPWGDVFWMAARAVTVGFVVFSLARGFDPRRVVAWLRRRGQWGPAVALEKALRRHTGDRRR